ACCAGCCCAAAGCGGGAGAGCCGCTGAGCTACGGGAAGATGGTGCAGCCATAGGCGGCGTCATTCGGGATGTGTGACTGGTGAGTGGTGTTTTTTGGGGCGTCCCGATCGGAACGGGACGCCCTAATTATTGGGGGCCACCTGGCTGCGGGTGCAGTTATTTCTCGGCGGCTTTGGCCTGGACGCCGCGATACCAGGCGTAGGTGCGGCGCAGTCCTTCCTCGAAGTGGACCTGGGGGTCGTAGGCGAGGAGCTCGCGGCTCAGGGTGATGTCGGCCTGGGAATCGCGGATGTCGCCCTCGCGCGGGGGGTCGTATTTGGCATCGAGGGGCTTGCCGGCAATCTGGCCGAGGAGCTGCAGGGTCTGATTCAGGGTGTAGCGCTCACCCATCCCCACATTGAGAACTTTTCCGGAAACGCCGGGGGCTTCGCAGGCCAGGAGATTGGCCTGCACCACGTTATCCACGTAGGTGAAATCGCGGGACTGCTCACCATCGCCAAATACGGTGGGCTGCGTGCCGTCGAGGCAGCAGGTGATGAATTTGGAAAGCACGCCGGAATAGGGCGAGCTGGGATCCTGGCGGGGGCCGAAGACGTTGAAGTAGCGCAGGGAAACATTTTCGAGGGCGTAGCAGCGGCCGAAGACCTGGGCGTAGAGCTCGCCGACGTACTTGGAAACGCCGTAGGGAGAGATGGGTACGGGGGACATGTTCTCGCGCTTGGGCAACTCGGGAGTTTCGCCGTAGGCCGAGGAGGAAGCGGCGAAGACGAGGCGTTTGACTTTGGCGTCGCGCGCGGCCACCAGAACATTCAGCGTTCCGTCGATATTGACGCGGTTGGTCTCCAGGGGGTCCTTCACGGAGCGGGGCACCGAGGTGCGCGCCGCGAGGTGCAGGACGTAATCGGCCTCGTGCATGGCGCGGCGCACGGCCTCCAGGTCGGTGATGCTGGCCTTCATGAAGGTGATCTTGCTGCGGACGTCAGCGAGGTTTTCTTCCTTGCCGGCGGACAGGTCGTCCAGGACCACGACGCTGTGTCCGCGGCGGACGAGTTCGTCCACGGTGTTCGAGCCGATAAAACCGGCGCCGCCCGTCACCAGGTAGCGCATTGGGAGTGCCTCCTTGGAAGGATGATCCGCAGCGGACGGCGTGCCGCGGCGGTGCTGGTTTCGGGCCTACGGGGACGCTGCCCCCGCCTTTCTGTTACGCTTATACAGGGAATACGGGGCCAGCGCGATGAGGCCCACACCCCACGAAGGGATATTGTACGACGGAATCTCCGAGGGGAAGCGTTCGGAATTGACCGGACGTCACATAAGAGACATGAACCACGCGATCCGCAGCTGGAGCGCCGCCGGCGTCGTTTTCATGGGCCTTGGGCTCGGCGCCACGGTGCTGCTGTGGCACGGCCGCGCGCCGCGGTTGCCACTGGCTGCTGCGACATCCGCCGCCGAACCGGCCGCGGCCGCCGCGAGCGTGGCCACGCCCGCCGCTGCGCCGGCGGGGCATCCCGCGACGAAGGCGCAACCCGCGGCGGAGCGGGAAGCCGCTTCCCCGCTGCCGCAGAACGAAACCCTGGAATTCACGGCACAGCTAGCCAAGATCAACAACGTAGCCTCGCTGCAATTTGTCGCGGGCGAGCACCGCACGTTCCTGGGGCGCGCGGCGTGGCACCTGCAGGCCTTCGCGCACACGCAGAACCCGCTGCGCATGGTGTTCGTGCTGGATGACCAGTTTGACTCCTATAGCGACGCCGCGACGCTGGCGAGCCTGCAATACGAGCTGCGGCTGAACGAGCACGGGCAGAAGCTGGATTCCGTGCTGCGCATGAGCACGGGAAGAGAGGCGGCGCCGGCGGATGCCACGGCCGCGCGGGTGCTGCCCGGCACGCGCGATCCGCTGGGGATGCTGCAATATCTGCGTACGGTGAACTGGGCGAAGAGCCCCGAGGTGCGCAGCCCGGTTTTCGACGGGCACAAGCTGTACGACGTACGCGCGCGGCTGGCCGGAACCGCGGAGAAAGTGACGGTTCCCGCGGGGGAATTTGCAGCGTCGAAGATCGATCTGCATATTTTCGAGAACGGCACGGAGAGCAAGGACACGCACATCGCGGTGTATCTGGCGAACACGCCGGCGCGCACACCGGTGCTTCTGGAGGCGGTGCTACCCCTGGGAACGGCACGGGTGGAGTTGCTGCGGGTGCCGTGAAGCGCCGGAAGTTCGGCGTTAAAAGTTAAGAAGTTCAACGGCTGAAAAGTTAAAAGAAAACCCGCGCGAAATTCCGGCCTGTCTTGTTTGCCACTTTCCCTTTTCAAACTTCCGCTGTGAATTTTTTATGCGGCCGCCAGCTGCTCGATGAGGGCGCAGGCGATGTGTCCGATGGTGATGTGCGCTTCCTGAATGCGCTGCGGGTCGCGCGAGGGGACGTTGAGGAGCAAGTCGACTTTGCCAGCCAGCGCGCCGCCGGTTTCTCCGGTGAAGGCCACGAGGCAGGCGCCGCAGGTGCGCCCGGCTTCCACGGCGCGCACCACGTTGGGGCTGGTGCCACTGGTGGAAAGGGCCACGAGGACGTCCGCGGGGGAGAGCAGCGATTCCACCTGGCGGGAAAAGATCTGCTCGAAGCCGTAGTCGTTCCCGGCCGCGGTGAGCACGGAGGGGTTGGCCGTCAGCGCCAGGGCCGCCAGGCTGCGGCGGTCGTTGCGCAGGCGCACCACGAGTTCGGCAGCGAGGTGCTGAGCATCGGCGGCGCTGCCGCCGTTGCCGAAGAAGACCAGTTTGCCGCCGGTGCGCAGGGCCGCGGCGGATTTTTCGGCAAACGCGGCGATGCGCGCGATCAGCTCCGGCGAAAAACTCTGTTTTACGCGGCAACTTTCCTCGAGCTGGCGGCGGATGGTTTCGGTGTGTGGGGGCATGGTGGTTTTTTCCGGGGGTCAGCAGAGGATGATTTTTTCGCGGTGGCGGACGAGGCGGCGGGTGGCGTTGCGGGTATCCACGACGAGTTTGGCGGCGTCCACGATGGCGGCGTAATCGTAG
This is a stretch of genomic DNA from Terriglobia bacterium. It encodes these proteins:
- a CDS encoding SDR family oxidoreductase; its protein translation is MRYLVTGGAGFIGSNTVDELVRRGHSVVVLDDLSAGKEENLADVRSKITFMKASITDLEAVRRAMHEADYVLHLAARTSVPRSVKDPLETNRVNIDGTLNVLVAARDAKVKRLVFAASSSAYGETPELPKRENMSPVPISPYGVSKYVGELYAQVFGRCYALENVSLRYFNVFGPRQDPSSPYSGVLSKFITCCLDGTQPTVFGDGEQSRDFTYVDNVVQANLLACEAPGVSGKVLNVGMGERYTLNQTLQLLGQIAGKPLDAKYDPPREGDIRDSQADITLSRELLAYDPQVHFEEGLRRTYAWYRGVQAKAAEK
- a CDS encoding SIS domain-containing protein encodes the protein MPPHTETIRRQLEESCRVKQSFSPELIARIAAFAEKSAAALRTGGKLVFFGNGGSAADAQHLAAELVVRLRNDRRSLAALALTANPSVLTAAGNDYGFEQIFSRQVESLLSPADVLVALSTSGTSPNVVRAVEAGRTCGACLVAFTGETGGALAGKVDLLLNVPSRDPQRIQEAHITIGHIACALIEQLAAA
- a CDS encoding DUF3108 domain-containing protein, encoding MNHAIRSWSAAGVVFMGLGLGATVLLWHGRAPRLPLAAATSAAEPAAAAASVATPAAAPAGHPATKAQPAAEREAASPLPQNETLEFTAQLAKINNVASLQFVAGEHRTFLGRAAWHLQAFAHTQNPLRMVFVLDDQFDSYSDAATLASLQYELRLNEHGQKLDSVLRMSTGREAAPADATAARVLPGTRDPLGMLQYLRTVNWAKSPEVRSPVFDGHKLYDVRARLAGTAEKVTVPAGEFAASKIDLHIFENGTESKDTHIAVYLANTPARTPVLLEAVLPLGTARVELLRVP